A single genomic interval of Spirosoma linguale DSM 74 harbors:
- a CDS encoding PAS/PAC sensor signal transduction histidine kinase (KEGG: mxa:MXAN_0168 sensory box histidine kinase~TIGRFAM: PAS sensor protein~PFAM: ATP-binding region ATPase domain protein; histidine kinase HAMP region domain protein; histidine kinase A domain protein~SMART: ATP-binding region ATPase domain protein; histidine kinase A domain protein; PAS domain containing protein; histidine kinase HAMP region domain protein): MSIKTKIAAALAFMFVIIVALGGLGIYYLNELSGDSQAILKDNYISLEYASNMQKALAMMTDPVERDPDGITDFERNLKKQEANITEIGEQEVTSNLRREFNRLKTSSTFDPIAVARIRQQLFTLDDLNRQAIVRKNETAKQTAKDALLWLASVGTLFFLILFSFIINFPGYVANPVRELTRGIKQIAKRNFEERLHIDSNDEFGELAQSFNSMAQKLDEYEHSNLARVLFEKRRIDTLIRIMSEGIVGMDENKRILFANPVACRLLGVNESQLLGQYAPDIAASNDLMRTLIQDVMTGNTSESERNGFLKIYDSGEGADGLGKESYFNRRTHTVEVIRTGESQPELAGYVMVLENITPYKELDLAKTNFIATISHELKTPLSSSKMSLKLLEDSRIGQLNDEQKSLVSSIGDDINRLLNLTGELLNMAQVESGQIQLNIQPVAPADIVTYAANALRVASENKHISLALNIFSNLPAVLADPDKASWVLVNFLSNAIRHSPKDSVIEVLAQKVGAFVEFRVRDHGAGIRPEHQNRVFDRYFKVPGLNGQPNENKTTSGTGLGLAISSEFIQSMNGQIGLDTTVTDGAAFYFRLPVSQELVNTRR; the protein is encoded by the coding sequence ATGAGCATTAAAACCAAAATAGCCGCTGCCCTGGCCTTCATGTTCGTCATTATTGTGGCGCTCGGGGGCCTGGGCATCTATTACCTGAACGAGCTTTCCGGCGATTCGCAGGCGATTCTGAAGGATAATTACATCTCGCTCGAATATGCCAGCAACATGCAGAAAGCCCTGGCTATGATGACCGATCCGGTTGAGCGGGACCCCGACGGCATCACCGATTTCGAGCGAAATCTGAAAAAACAAGAAGCCAACATCACCGAGATCGGGGAGCAGGAAGTGACCAGTAATCTGCGCCGTGAGTTTAATCGGCTGAAAACGAGCAGCACCTTCGACCCGATAGCCGTTGCCCGTATCCGGCAGCAGCTCTTTACACTGGATGATCTCAACCGGCAGGCCATCGTTCGCAAAAATGAGACGGCCAAACAAACGGCTAAAGATGCCCTGCTGTGGTTGGCATCGGTTGGGACGTTGTTCTTTCTGATTTTGTTTTCATTCATCATCAATTTCCCCGGCTACGTGGCCAATCCCGTGCGCGAGTTGACTCGCGGTATCAAGCAAATCGCCAAACGGAATTTCGAGGAGCGGTTGCATATTGATTCGAACGATGAATTTGGCGAGTTGGCGCAGTCGTTTAATTCGATGGCACAAAAGCTGGACGAGTACGAACACTCCAATCTGGCAAGGGTGCTCTTCGAAAAGCGACGCATCGATACCCTCATCCGGATCATGAGCGAAGGGATTGTGGGTATGGACGAAAACAAACGCATTCTGTTTGCCAACCCCGTCGCCTGCCGATTGCTGGGCGTTAATGAATCGCAGTTGCTGGGTCAATACGCGCCCGACATTGCCGCGTCGAACGACCTGATGCGGACCCTGATTCAGGATGTGATGACCGGCAACACCAGCGAGTCGGAACGGAATGGATTTCTGAAAATTTACGATTCTGGAGAGGGAGCCGACGGTCTGGGAAAGGAAAGCTATTTCAATCGGCGGACGCACACGGTAGAAGTAATTCGCACCGGTGAAAGTCAACCCGAACTGGCGGGTTATGTGATGGTGCTTGAGAATATCACCCCATACAAGGAGCTGGATCTGGCAAAAACCAACTTCATCGCCACCATTTCGCACGAACTGAAAACGCCCCTGTCGAGTAGTAAAATGAGTCTTAAGCTGCTGGAAGATAGCCGGATCGGGCAGTTGAACGACGAGCAGAAATCGCTGGTGTCGAGCATCGGCGACGACATCAACCGATTGCTCAACCTGACCGGCGAACTGCTCAACATGGCCCAGGTCGAGTCGGGGCAGATTCAACTGAACATCCAGCCCGTTGCTCCCGCCGATATTGTCACCTACGCGGCCAATGCCCTTCGTGTAGCGTCTGAAAACAAACATATTTCGTTGGCTCTGAACATTTTTTCAAACCTGCCAGCCGTGCTGGCCGACCCCGATAAAGCTTCGTGGGTATTGGTTAATTTCCTCTCGAACGCTATCCGGCACAGCCCCAAAGACAGCGTTATTGAGGTGTTGGCGCAGAAAGTTGGTGCATTTGTGGAGTTCCGGGTACGCGATCATGGCGCAGGCATCCGACCGGAGCACCAGAATCGGGTGTTTGACCGCTACTTCAAAGTACCGGGCCTGAACGGGCAGCCTAACGAAAACAAAACAACAAGCGGCACCGGTCTTGGGCTGGCTATTTCGAGCGAATTCATCCAGAGCATGAACGGCCAGATCGGACTTGATACCACCGTAACGGACGGAGCCGCTTTCTATTTCCGGCTTCCTGTTAGTCAGGAGTTGGTGAATACGCGTAGATAA
- a CDS encoding Crp/FNR family transcriptional regulator (KEGG: sde:Sde_0722 Crp/FNR family transcriptional regulator), protein MNRISTILSFCFLLLFFATTSHSQSVNWKRVKVLVYTKNGKGYVHDNIPNAVQCIQKLGQQNGFSVDVSEDPVVFTEDNLKKYTLLLFPSTNNDVFDTDDQRLAFRRYIEAGGGFVGIHSVMGTERNWTWFKRMIGGSFAWHPKFQKFTVEVIDTKNSSMQGLPKKWQREDEFYFTKEMSPGPTVIMANDLTTLNNDEPEKVKMFGGTYTQLYPSAWYYNFDGGYTWCTTLGHAKTDYLNDETFIKHIFQGIRYVAGQVTKLDYSKAYADSRDTPIR, encoded by the coding sequence ATGAATCGAATCAGTACAATACTATCGTTCTGCTTTTTGCTGTTATTTTTCGCCACCACCAGCCACAGCCAATCTGTTAACTGGAAAAGAGTGAAGGTGCTGGTTTACACCAAAAACGGCAAAGGCTATGTGCACGACAACATTCCGAATGCGGTGCAGTGCATCCAGAAACTCGGGCAGCAAAATGGCTTCTCCGTTGATGTTTCTGAAGACCCCGTCGTTTTTACCGAAGATAACCTGAAAAAGTACACCCTGCTGCTGTTCCCCAGCACCAACAACGACGTGTTCGATACCGACGACCAGCGACTGGCGTTCCGGCGGTACATCGAAGCAGGGGGCGGTTTTGTGGGTATTCATTCCGTGATGGGTACCGAACGTAACTGGACCTGGTTCAAGCGCATGATTGGCGGCAGCTTCGCCTGGCACCCAAAATTTCAGAAGTTCACTGTGGAAGTGATTGATACGAAAAATTCATCTATGCAGGGCCTGCCGAAAAAGTGGCAACGGGAAGATGAATTTTATTTTACCAAAGAGATGTCGCCGGGCCCAACGGTCATTATGGCTAACGACTTGACTACGCTGAACAACGACGAACCCGAGAAAGTAAAAATGTTCGGGGGCACCTACACGCAACTGTACCCGTCGGCCTGGTACTACAATTTCGACGGTGGCTATACCTGGTGTACTACCCTTGGCCATGCCAAAACCGATTACCTGAACGACGAAACTTTCATCAAACACATTTTCCAGGGCATCCGCTATGTGGCCGGTCAGGTAACCAAACTCGACTACAGCAAAGCCTACGCCGATTCCAGAGATACGCCGATTCGGTAA